TCCAGTTCTGAGTCGATTTTATCCAAAATCATCCTGTAAAATGACTCAGAAGACTAAAAAATCAGTTAGGTTCAAAAAATGTATACCTTTGAGGAGTTTGAACTTCTGTGTGATGAGGTTTTTCTAATAGGTATGTTGTGGATGAGTTTGAAAACTTCTTTAGTCATGTACTGAGAAAGTAGAAAGAATGAGGCACGTCCGTTATCAATAACCTGCAATGGATATAAAATGTGGAAACTAACTAGAAAAGCTTGTTCAGCGTTCATTGAAACATTGAGGATGTGTGAGAGTTTATCTTCACATAGTTTATTCCATTCCTCCTAAggaaaattattatgtcATTAGAGCAAACCTTGAAAAGAGTAATTGTGGAGTTAGGTTGAACATCAAGAGTGTGGTATTGGCCGATctgttaaattttttataaactgGATCTTTACCTTAACATATGGGTTTTCGAGAACATTAGTCCCGGTAACGTGAATGTCATCATAAGAGGTAGTGTATTGGACAGACTAAGttgaaatttataaaaaataggATTACCTCGATACAAAGCCGGATTGTAAACTTCTTTATCTCCTGCTTTACACAAATCGAGTTACAATTTtctgtttttatttttctagaaataatttattgagTTATAATAACAGTACCTCGAGGTAAATCCCTCAATCAAGTCACCTTTGAAGGCAATGTTGTATAAAAACCACAGATCATCGTGAGtctctaaaaataactttagTTGGATTCCTCCTGTATGAGTTTTATGTCGATGTAACAATTTCATTGATAAACATTATTTGCAGggaaaaataacaaatattatacaggTTTTAACTAGAATTAATAgattaaaaacaaaaaataaattttataattgatagtacattaattaacaaaatgaATCAAAAAGTAATATAGTATGTGAATGTTGTGTTGAGTGTATAGattattacataattttttattatttttacttgtaatttttaaaaacctaatttttattctatttCCTACTCCGTAGTATGTCATGGCCGATTATAGCTGTTGCAGTGGGAGGAAGTGTTTTGGCTGTTAGATATTTATACAGGAGATATCCCACTTTCTTCAAATTTGGTTCTACCAATCTATCCAACAAATTGTCGAGTGATGATCCCTCCTTTAACATGGGTTCTAGACTCTCCAAAGCTAATTTGAGTGGCTTTGGTCACAAAATGTCATTTACAGAAGCTTGTaacatattaaatatatcgtaagttgatttatttacaattttaatgtttagtTCAACATCTACAAAGGAAAAAATCCGAGAGTCTCACAAGCAGCTTATGATGAGGAACCATCCAGACAACGGAGGTATGATTTATccatttaaatttataattctTAGGTTCAACGTATCTAGCTTCAAAAGTTAATGAAGCGAAAGACTTTTTAATTAAGTGATTGTaacataaattttattatattcaaatacttggtttaaattacaatattatacagtttattgagtatattttacacagtaGATTATTATCTGGTCCGTTTTTTCTTAGCTGTAGACAAATTTGTGGCCTTTACTGGTAGGGGTCCAGCTGTAACAAGTTGGAATCCCTCATCATCTGTGATTATCTTTTGTCTTAGTTTCTTGTTCAGTTCATTTTGGAGATCATATTTGGCCATGTACTCATCACACATTTGCTGAATTTGGTCAATTCTTAAAGGTTTTTTATGttcattttctaaaaagaaattaaatgaataaataaaaatacttttaaaaaatgaattgGGATTAGAATATGCGAAAGGTTTGTAATTTATCTCTAAAACTTTAGGAAGAGGTGTATCAGAATTCAAAGCCTCAATATAGTACAGATTAAGTCCTTtctaaaactaatattagtttattaaattacctCAGTGacttcaaaatttttatcttttatgttaaaatattcagaAAGTTCCTTACTGTGTAGGATTATGTTTTTAATGTCAGATTTAGTAATTAATGGGTCGAGAGATTTGAAAAGGAAATTGTTTTTAGATATTGAAGGGCGAGAATCCTTTGGTTTATGAAAGTAGGAAGATGTTAAcagaatctaaaaattatttaactaaagtaaatatataaaaatacctgAGAATAGAAAGGAATGTTATCATCAGTTGAAAGGTTAAGCAAATGACCAACAAAAGTCAtttatacaaaatattaatattaacaataaaatacatataaaaatatataaataagaaaataaactttataaatttaatattagttgGATTAGGTTGTGcaatgttaaaataagaagtataatatattttaataacttttgtattttaatttaattgtaaCTATGTTGCAGCAAAATCACTGTACTGTAAATACATGGGTATTTGACGTTTCCAGATGTTTAGAAAATCACAACGGAACCGAACTTGCTTTACTTCTATCCTTAAAATGTAACAAATTGTCACAAGATAATTTATATGGGCTCAATGAAGTTTGTTTAATTTCCGTATAACTAATTTGCGTAGGAAAATTTTCAGACGCTCACTAACCAGTCGTTCAATAAGTTCGATAAGCTTATTTCACCTGGAATCTGCCAGTTTTTCTCAGATTATCTAATGCTGAGAGTTTCTATCGCAAATAATCTCATGGATTGGGATGATATTCTTAAAAAGTCCTTCAAATTACTAGAGTTTgtttctaatttttatggAACTTTAGTCTGTGGCTTGATATATACTTGGATGAGAATCTTACAGACCACCACTGGCTTGTTCCAGTATTATATTCACTCTGTAACTTCACGAGTATTATCGGCTCATACGTATGTTTTAATTCGTCCATATATGACAATTTACCTAATCTGCTCCAACACAAAATTTCCAGGCTGACAAGGCGAATGTGCCTGTTGTCGTTGATGGTCAAGAAAGTGACGATGAGGACGACAAGGATAAATATATGAAGCAAGtcttaaataatgttagaAGTAAAATGGGTAGAGTTAGAGGAGATGAATCTCGGCATTCTGGTatgaaatttaataatttatgcCTTATTAGCATATATCGTATTACTTGGCCAATCTATAAAGGGGTGTATGCAGGTATATTTATAGGAATCCAAAATTTGTTAGCTTGGAAATATGCAAATGGCTGCTGGATTTTTAAAAGCCATTGAATCGACGTATGTTTACTGTATGATTAATGTTATTAGAACTATTAATTACTCAAGGGCTCTCAGGGGGCCACTTATTAACTTTCGGTACTATCTGGGTAAACTACATATGCAAAAGGAAGAATACATTGAAGTGAGTTGATATTGTAATAAGATTTAGTCTGAGGAACACCTGTCATGGGCTTTTTCAAATTGCCTTAAAGATAACGTTAAGATGAGAAGGTATGCTTTATTTCTACTAGGAAATCAACTTATGTTCATAGGCACATTCTCGAGTGCTTGATTGTTGTTAGGCTGGGGCTTGGCAAGATGCCTCCAGAATATCTGCTCGAAAAATACAAGTAGGTCCTGAGTTAATAATTGCCTTCAGTCTTACCCACTACTCTGAGATTGTTAAGTCGATTGTTCTCGGAGATGTGGAACGTTTCAACAATACACTCGTATgaattaataaagttaacATTGTTCAGGACAATTACTTTGAAGATTTCATAAAGGAAGGAACAATTTTGTGTGTAGAACAGCTCAAATTCTTGGCATATAGAACCCTGATTAGGAAATCGTAAGCATTTAATCCTTAAGGATTTTACGCTCTCTTTTTAGGAAAGAATGGTGGAACACGTATGTTCCTTCAGGGAAGAATAACATGCTTCCTGTTGGAGTTCTAACGGCAACTGCAGGTTGTCAGGTTCCCGAGATGACCGACCTCGAGGTATCTTATTTACCGTATGTGAATTATTACCTTTAGATGCTATGCATTTGTGgaaatttgattaaaagGGGCTATATGAAAGGATATATTTCATGGGAGAGACTCACGATCGTCTTTAGTACAGTTCAGCCTTTTCCGCAAATTAGTACAGTCTAACATAAgtaaaatacattttaatctGGTATAACAACATGGGtagaatatttatatatatgtgtatgaatcgataataaatttatagcTACATCAGTAATAAGCAGGTTAAGATTGTATCCTGTAACTCTCTAGTAGTTCCAAGATTTTATTTATCTTGTCATCGGGAATTCTGCATAAAGAGGGAATTAGAGATTTAGCCTCGTCAGCAGATTTGGGGAGTAAATTGACCAGACTTGCCATTTCAAACTCGTGTAGAAGCCCATCACGCTCAATCGTGCTGcaaatttatgtaaataattagcAAGAACAAACGTTCTGATGTCGACGATGGCGTTACGACACTTTAAAATAGCAAACCGACTAGCATATTCATGGGatgttttaataaatctaaaaataaattgagAATAGTGAAAACGTACTGTACAGCTGTATCGTTCCTGTTGTGATGAAGTCTGAGCTGATCGCCGAGAATTAAGTGAAGCTCACAAAGGTTTAAACActtagaatttttaaattcaggGTCCAAATCAAATTTGGTAGGGTCAAAATTATAAGATTCCATGTTTCGGAAGATAatgtattaaaaataaaggaAACTGTGAAATTACTGAACaaaatactataaactttaaaaaaatattatatttaaaagtggttaaaaatatatatataaaaattacataattaactgCGATTGGTTGTAAATAACATGAATATAATCATTGtaatataacaaatatGTATGGATTTGGtcatattttactttatataTACATGGGGACTCAAAGGTAATCATTGCTTCATACtatcatttattttaattattcatattttgttaatacaccaaaatatttaaaatgtcGTCTtcaaatgaaaataatcaCTCTGGTGGAGATAATACCAACAACACATCAACAACAAACATTTTCGGATCCAGTACCAAGTCATCAATAAGTTCTCTCTTTGGAGCTTCTACTGACAGTAATCAACAGGATAAAACAGAACAACATTCAGAGTTAAATCAGCCTTCCACCACTTCAGATGGCGCGGTTTCTTCTTCAACGTCACAAAAGTTTGAACACAGAGATAATTCGGCTGAAGGAGCCTATGATTTGTTTGGAACTATGGGTACAACAAAAACCACAGTCTTTGGGACAAAA
Above is a window of Theileria parva strain Muguga chromosome 2, complete sequence, whole genome shotgun sequence DNA encoding:
- the Pelo gene encoding mRNA surveillance protein pelota: MKLLHRHKTHTGGIQLKLFLETHDDLWFLYNIAFKGDLIEGFTSRKIKTENCNSICVKQEIKKFTIRLCIESVQYTTSYDDIHVTGTNVLENPYVKIGQYHTLDVQPNSTITLFKEEWNKLCEDKLSHILNVSMNAEQAFLVIDNGRASFFLLSQYMTKEVFKLIHNIPIRKTSSHRSSNSSKSSESFYRMILDKIDSELDFKVLRMVVITGPGIFKDLFFEYMKANSLNLNHVNIHKNLSRFILCNSSFSDKNAINEVLSNPLLSSKLNYVFYHDHNKVLDELKTRLEMNDEKVCFGFDDIYNAVTLGAVESILVSDNVIREASSTTRRKIHELVDEVKHYGGGVYYFSDNHCATEYIKNLTGLVALLRFVI
- the pcid2 gene encoding PCI domain protein, with product MLQQNHCTVNTWVFDVSRCLENHNGTELALLLSLKCNKLSQDNLYGLNEENFQTLTNQSFNKFDKLISPGICQFFSDYLMLRVSIANNLMDWDDILKKSFKLLDLWLDIYLDENLTDHHWLVPVLYSLCNFTSIIGSYADKANVPVVVDGQESDDEDDKDKYMKQVLNNVRSKMGRVRGDESRHSAYIVLLGQSIKGCMQLGNMQMAAGFLKAIESTTINYSRALRGPLINFRYYLGKLHMQKEEYIESEEHLSWAFSNCLKDNVKMRRHILECLIVVRLGLGKMPPEYLLEKYNLTHYSEIVKSIVLGDVERFNNTLDNYFEDFIKEGTILCVEQLKFLAYRTLIRKSKEWWNTYVPSGKNNMLPVGVLTATAGCQVPEMTDLEMLCICGNLIKRGYMKGYISWERLTIVFSTVQPFPQISTV
- a CDS encoding RNA polymerase Rpb4 family protein, which encodes MESYNFDPTKFDLDPEFKNSKCLNLCELHLILGDQLRLHHNRNDTAVQFIKTSHEYASRFAILKCRNAIVDIRTTIERDGLLHEFEMASLVNLLPKSADEAKSLIPSLCRIPDDKINKILELLESYRIQS
- the PAM18 gene encoding chaperone protein DnaJ, with amino-acid sequence MSWPIIAVAVGGSVLAVRYLYRRYPTFFKFGSTNLSNKLSSDDPSFNMGSRLSKANLSGFGHKMSFTEACNILNISSTSTKEKIRESHKQLMMRNHPDNGGSTYLASKVNEAKDFLIK